The following coding sequences lie in one Lolium perenne isolate Kyuss_39 chromosome 2, Kyuss_2.0, whole genome shotgun sequence genomic window:
- the LOC127330812 gene encoding ras-related protein Rab-2-A produces MPYDYCFKYTIIGDPGVGKTCLRLQFTDRTFQAVYEPTDDIDFGTRTVTVDDKAIRLEIWDTAGKGVCRPVIRQFYCRTPCIVLVYDITRRETFNHIAIWLDEAGEQSRADVTFLLIGNNCDLSNMRTVSYDEGQNFAKKHNLLYVEASAKTKQNVEEAFILAAKKIYKKVEDGALHLSQKSIVFLRLPENISPSQYGGAAGSSPWRLWTKFMGFVQSLNFLPKFTGSILHILSFLPKFLGFMHRLSFLLKFGTNAAWWPFSTPQLFSGCHSLPKNPEKELLLKDEHEV; encoded by the exons ATGCCATACGATTACTGCTTCAAGTACACCATCATCGGTGACCCAG GCGTTGGGAAGACCTGCTTGCGGCTGCAGTTCACAGACAGGACGTTCCAGGCGGTGTACGAACCCACCGACGACATCGACTTCGGCACGCGCACTGTCACCGTGGACGACAAGGCCATAAGGCTTGAGATCTGGGACACG GCTGGCAAAGGAGTATGCAGACCTGTAATTAGGCAATTCTACTGTAGAACTCCTTGCATTGTTTTGGTTTATGACATCACAAG GAGGGAGACTTTTAACCATATTGCTATATGGCTAGATGAAGCAGGAGAGCAATCCAGAGCTGACGTAACATTTCTGCTGATTGGAAACAACTGTGATCTGTCTAATATGCGTACTGTCAGCTATGACGAAGGTCAAAATTTTGCCAAGAAGCACAATCTGCTATATGTGGAGGCCTCTGCAAAAACTAAACAAAATGTTGAGGAG GCATTCATTCTGGCCGCTAAAAAGATATACAAGAAAGTCGAAGATGGTGCCCTTCATTTATCTCAAAAG TCTATTGTGTTCCTTCGTTTACCTGAGAATATTTCGCCGAGCCAATATGGAGGTGCAGCTGGATCGTCACCGTGGCGTTTGTGGACAAAGTTTATGGGATTCGTACAGAGTCTCAATTTCCTTCCAAAGTTTACAGGATCCATACTACATATACTCAGCTTCTTACCAAAGTTTTTGGGATTCATGCATAGACTCAGTTTCTTGCTGAAGTTTGGCACAAATGCGGCGTGGTGGCCATTTTCTACGCCCCAGCTTTTCTCCGGCTGCCACAGTTTGCCTAAG AACCCCGAGAAGGAGCTTCTGCTGAAAGACGAGCATGAAGTGTGA